Genomic DNA from Dioscorea cayenensis subsp. rotundata cultivar TDr96_F1 chromosome 1, TDr96_F1_v2_PseudoChromosome.rev07_lg8_w22 25.fasta, whole genome shotgun sequence:
GCTCGTCTAGACAGATATCTTGCAAACCCCGACTGGGTCACCACCTTCAATAACTTCTCCAATAAGCATCTCCCTCGCTCTGTCTCTGATCATTCTCCTATCTTTCTCTCAGTTTTTTCTAACTCTTCCTCTCAACCCAAAAAGCTCTTccgttttgaaaatttttggttggattATGCTGGTTGCCATGATTCTGTTTTACGAGCTTGGTCTTCTCTGTCTGACTCTAACCCTTTAAGCTCCTTTACTAATTCTATTTCTCTTACTAAGAAAAACCTTTTCAGGTGGAAATCCTCCGGTGTTCACCCTCTTGATCTGGAAATTAGAAACATCGAAGCTGAGATTCAAAAAATCGAGGAGGCTTCTGTTCGCTCTGACGACCCTTGGCTTCATACTTGGCTTCAAGCTCTGACTAACCGACATTCTGTGCTTCTGCGTCAAAACTCCATCTACTGGGGTCAACGGGCAAAGATGCTTTGGATGTCGGATTGCGACCGTAATTCCAGGTTTTTTCACACTTCAGTCAAAATTCGACGTCACAAAAACAAGGTTCATGCTATCAAAAACTCCTCAGGTACTATCGTTTCCGATCACTCTGCGATTGAAAACTGTTTTctggatttttttcaaaatctctGGCATTCTTCGTCTTCTTCCAATGTGGAGGCCTTCTTTAATGCCATCCCGGACGACTTCGCTGTTCTGGAGGATGAGGAGAGAGCAGCTTTGATTAGACCGATCTCAAAAAGAGAAGTCTATCAAACTCTTGTTTCCTTACCTCGCGGAAAGAGTCCTGGTCCGGATGGCCTTAACGTTGAGTTCTacattttttattggaatattCTTGGTGATCATCTCTTCAATGCGATTTCTCATTTTTTCCTTACCTCCTCTCTTCCTCCttcttggggtaaaactttTGTTGCTCTCATCCCTAAGAAAGATAACCCGTCTTCTGTCTCTGATTTTCGTCCTATTTCTCTCTGCAATGTTTGTTGCAAAATTCTCTCTAAAATTCTCGCTAATCGCCTCAAAACGGTCTTGCATAAGCTTATCAGTCCTGAGCAAACGGGATTCCTCTCCGGTTGTGGCTCTTCTGATAATGCCATTGCGGCCCATGAGATTGTCCATTCTATCGAATTTGAGTACCCTGCCCCTCCTAGGATGATcattaaaattgatattgaaaaagccTTTGATACTGTTGAATGGAATGCGATCATTGCTACCCTCCAGTTGTATTTTCTCTCTTCCTAACTACTTTCTCTCGGTAATGCACCTCCCGGATTCAACTCTCGATCAGATCTCTAAACTTGCCCGAACCTTTCTCTGGAGTAATGGCAGCAATGTTCGTTGCTTTCACTCTATTGGTTGGTCGGTTACTACACTTAAAAAATCTGAGGGGGGGCTTGGTCTCAGAAACCTTAGGCTTGTTCGGCACTCTCTTATGGCCAAAAACATTTTTGCTATTTTAAATTCTGATTCAAAGATCTGGGTGGATATTTTCAATCACAAATATTCAAATTGGCATCCTTGGTCTGTTGTCTCTCCTTCTAAATCCTCTtggttttttaaatcaatttctcGCTCTGCTCAGTGTTTAAAAATGCATCTTCGTATCCTTAGAGCTAATCCTAATGATTTGGACTTGTTGAGGGATCCTTGTCTGTTGGACCTTCCTATCTTGTTTAAGCCAACTTACCTTAACATGGACTTTAACTTTGATAATTTGCACTTTTCGGGCCTCTTTCTGGTGGACGGCATTAATACTCCCCTTTTTCACAACATCTTTGGCCACAACATTGACTGGGATTGGATCAATACCATCAGGTTTGATCTTAATTCCCATAACCACTGGGTTTGGGGGCCCTCCTCCCATTTTTCCTCAGTTGCTGCTGCTGTTTATGATTGTTTGATCTCTTTTGACATTAGCCCTTGGTCAGGCTGGAACTGCATTTGGAAACTTTGTATTTTGCCTCGCACTAAGACCTTTATTTGGAAGCTTGGCCACGGCAAACTCCCTTCTGGTGATTATCTTTATAATCTTAATATTGGCCCTCCTTCTCTGTGTCCATTCTGTGGTCTGGCTCCTGAGACGGCTTCCCATATCATTTGGAACTGCTGTAAAATTTATCCTATCTGGGAGTTTCTCTGTGCTACTTTCAATTTGGATCCAATTATTATCTCTGGTTTTTGTTCGAGTAACTGGCTCACCTCGAGAATTAGCTCTATGTTTTCTAATGATTTTTTCAAAGCTCTTATTGCCACTATTGCTTGGATTATTTGGAAAGATCGTTGTAATCTTATCTTCAAAAACTGGCAACCCAAATTCCATACCATCTACTCGCGTGCTTGGCGCCTCTGTCAGGATTTCTTCAAATCTGTCGGCAAAGATTTCAGGGAGTTTTCTTACCCCTCTTTATCCTTTAGCTCTTGGAGATCTATTAATCTTTTCACAGATGCATCTTGGTCTAGCTCTTCTGTGAGTTGTGGCTTGGGCTTTATTGCTACAGCTCTGGCCAAGTCTTGCTTGCAGGATCTGTGGGTAGCTGCTCGGATTCTCCATTTTCTGCTGAGATTGCGGCTATCCATTTTGCGCTTGACCATTGCATCTCTAAAAACTGGCTTCCTAATCGAATTTTCTGTGATTGCCCAGGTATCTCTGGCTTACTCAAACACTTCGACAGCTGTGTGGCGTGGCGCTTTCAACCTAGCTATTGACAGTCTCAAGATCAAGCTTCTCAACTTCCCATGTTCGGATTTCAAATCTATACCCCGTTCAGACAACCTGATCGCAGATGCTCTCGCAAACTTTGGTCGTTCAAACCCGCATTTATCTCTTTTCGATCAGGGCTTGGATCGTCCCCGTTGGCTCGAAGACCTCTGCCGGAgtcttcattttttcttctaGGTTTTTGTTTCTGTTGAGCTTTGGCtctttgtccaaaaaaaaaaaacagataaatGAGTTGCAAATATCTCCCAAAAAAACATGAGAGATGATGTTCGAAAATATCAAGGGTATTTTCGTAAAATCACTCaaatattattacaaaaataccccaaaaaaaaaaagtttttgaaaaGTCTCTTTTCTATGCCCTAACACGAAgaacacaatttaaaaaaaaaatctaaattataaaaaaaataattttttttcctctcttttttcttaaaataaaaaaaaaacaccaaaaccCTTGTTTGTTGGCTTATATCTCGATCTCGTCCTCGTCCTCGTTGTGAGATTCACACCGATCGAGGGATTGATCCCTCCGTTTGCCCTAATCTTGCGAGCCTTTCCGCGGCTTCAGCGCCATGGCGATGGGAGGCGGCGGCGCGTCGGAGGAGGCGCTGAAGCGAAGCACTGATTGCGTTTACTTCCTCGCTTCGCCGCTAACCTGCAAGAAAGTGAGatctcttgtttttcttatggtTCTTGGATTctctgttgttttttttgttttatttgatgcTTTCTTGGATTGGATCTGTTTTGTATGGAGTTGGATTGGTCTCGGAGCTGGATTTTTAGGGCTTTAATTGTGGAAAGTGGAggaattttaggtttttttctttttttttgttaaagttCGGGTTTTTGGGTGTGTGGCGATCTGGATGCAGAAAAATATCTTGAATTTAATCCCTTTTTGTCATCACCCCTGGCTGAAGTATTGCTTACTGTGAGCTTTTGTTTAGGTTTTGGAGCTGAGATCGAAGCACTGAGCTGATTCTTGTGTGTTTGATTGAGATTTAATGGGTTTTGGcttttgttgcttggattttcATGATCAGTTCCTTGTAGCTTCGAAATTTAGGGAAATTTTGTGATTGCAAACAAATGAtaattgtttgatttgttaattTCTTCTCGAATCTGcgttatagaattttttttttcttttttaaattaaaggtGCAGGAAAGGTAATATGGGTGATTGATTTTTATGCAgactttttatttcttattttgtgttcttcttttctttatataagAGGTTAGCTTTGTGAATGTGTTTTGAGAATTCTGATTGCTTGGATTTAAAGAAGaagttcactttttttttttttttcgttttttgtTTCTGGAATCAAGAGCTACCAAAGAATGCAGGAAAGCGATGATTTATATGTTTAGCATGTTTTATGCTAGGTTACtttctttatgtatttataatttgcactgtatataatttttctattcAAACTCTAGTCTTTTAACtcattatttgtttctttgaatgcATCATGTATGCTAAGTGGCCCATGCCGCTTCTTTTTTAAGCTTGAATAAACCTTAATTATTGATCAGTGGAGTACTACGCAAATATTTTCCTTGCATACATGTAGTGTTTTACCATGTTGCAAACTATAGCATATCTATGAGATCAGGAGATAAAGCTTCTCTCCGTAGATTTTTTGTTGGTGTGATGTCTTGGTGTGATTGAAATTTATCGCACTACATATGTGATGTTAATCATATTACTGTTCTTACATCAGTTGTAATGTATGCCTTTTTGAATGTAGATTTGTTGTTTATAGTTTGAAAACAAGGCATTCCAACTGTTAGTCATCACCCTTCTGTCAAATTTTCTATTGATTCCGATTGATAATCATCAATCCTATTTTCTCAGGGAAGTGAATGTGAGTATCGCCACAGTGAAAGTGCTAGATTGAATCCAAAGGATTGTTGGTACTGGCAGAGTGGCAGTTGCTTGAACCCAAAATGTCCTTTTCGGCATCCGGTGAGCTCTTTTTCCGGCTTTTTTGGGAGTAATCTGCATAGCCTGCATAAACTGCAATCACATACTTG
This window encodes:
- the LOC120281070 gene encoding uncharacterized protein LOC120281070; this encodes MHLPDSTLDQISKLARTFLWSNGSNVRCFHSIGWSVTTLKKSEGGLGLRNLRLVRHSLMAKNIFAILNSDSKIWVDIFNHKYSNWHPWSVVSPSKSSWFFKSISRSAQCLKMHLRILRANPNDLDLLRDPCLLDLPILFKPTYLNMDFNFDNLHFSGLFLVDGINTPLFHNIFGHNIDWDWINTIRFDLNSHNHWVWGPSSHFSSVAAAVYDCLISFDISPWSGWNCIWKLCILPRTKTFIWKLGHGKLPSGDYLYNLNIGPPSLCPFCGLAPETASHIIWNCCKIYPIWEFLCATFNLDPIIISGFCSSNWLTSRISSMFSNDFFKALIATIAWIIWKDRCNLIFKNWQPKFHTIYSRAWRLCQDFFKSVGKDFREFSYPSLSFSSWRSINLFTDASWSSSSVSCGLGFIATALAKSCLQDLWVAARILHFLLRLRLSILRLTIASLKTGFLIEFSVIAQVSLAYSNTSTAVWRGAFNLAIDSLKIKLLNFPCSDFKSIPRSDNLIADALANFGRSNPHLSLFDQGLDRPRWLEDLCRSLHFFF